The following coding sequences lie in one Seriola aureovittata isolate HTS-2021-v1 ecotype China chromosome 5, ASM2101889v1, whole genome shotgun sequence genomic window:
- the LOC130169797 gene encoding general transcription factor II-I repeat domain-containing protein 2B-like, with translation MLSKKRKVDTEGRIFQERWKENYLFWEVGGKPVCLICSQQVAVAKEYNFKRHYETHAEKYSEYTGQRRTQKLNELASSLQKQQAIFSKCRDTHEGAVKASYIIAWEIAMASKSFSEGAFVKTCMLKAAELVCPDKQQALANISLSRPTVTERVEELSGDLKSQLKDKVKSFITFSIALDESTDVTDVAQLAIFIRGVDASLNVTEEFVSVVPMTDTTTANDVFVSLVGALDNLEVTGVALSVWLPTVHLL, from the exons ATGTTGTCAAAAAAGAGGAAGGTCGACACTGAAGGTCGCATCTTTcaggagagatggaaagaaaattatttattttgggaaGTAGGAGGCAAACCCGTGTGTCTTATTTGTTCTCAACAAGTGGCTGTAGCAAAGGAGTACAATTTCAAAAGACACTATGAGACCCATGCCGAGAAGTACAGCGAGTACACAGGGCAGCGGAGGACTCAAAAGCTAAACGAGCTAGCATCATCCCTACAGAAACAGCAAGCCATATTCTCCAAATGTCGAGATACACATGAAG gggCAGTGAAGGCAAGCTACATCATCGCTTGGGAAATTGCTATGGCATCCAAGTCTTTCTCAGAGGGTGCATTCGTCAAGACCTGCATGCTAAAGGCAGCCGAGCTAGTGTGTCCTGACAAGCAACAAGCTTTAGCTAACATAAGCTTATCGAGACCCACAGTGACGGAGAGAGTTGAGGAACTTTCTGGTGATTTGAAGAGTCAACTAAAAGACAAAGTTAAGTCCTTCATCACATTCTCTATTGCTCTCGACGAGAGCACTGACGTGACTGATGTAGCCCAATTAGCGATATTTATTCGCGGAGTAGATGCTTCCCTGAATGTCACTGAGGAGTTTGTTTCAGTTGTGCCAATGACAGACACCACCACAGCTAATGACGTGTTTGTGAGCCTTGTCGGGGCTCTGGACAATCTGGAGGTTACTGGAGTCGCGCTGTCAGTGTGGCTACCGACGGTGCACCTTCTATGA